A DNA window from Halomonas zincidurans B6 contains the following coding sequences:
- a CDS encoding extensin family protein, with the protein MKGFWSTAFLLLLIAVGVAFDKGVWTIPREWNPFAPLTVSDPLTPVTQWKLDRLKGDREACRAVLASAPPGTLNYAPLADYTPVAGCPLDNVVRVRGGEVGFNASFVASCPLAVAWVLFERYRLQPAAEAHLGARVVAVQHYGSFACRNIYNRKNAPRSEHATAEALDVAAFRLTDGRRISVLDGWGGDDAAGEFLREAQSGACGLFGTVLGPEYNAAHANHFHFGMRGMSFCR; encoded by the coding sequence ATGAAGGGCTTCTGGAGCACCGCCTTCCTACTGTTGCTGATCGCCGTGGGCGTCGCCTTCGACAAGGGCGTCTGGACGATCCCCCGCGAATGGAACCCCTTCGCGCCGCTCACCGTCAGCGATCCGCTGACCCCGGTGACCCAGTGGAAGCTCGATCGCCTGAAGGGCGATCGCGAGGCCTGCCGGGCGGTGCTCGCGTCGGCGCCGCCAGGCACCCTGAACTACGCGCCGCTGGCCGACTACACCCCGGTCGCCGGTTGCCCGCTGGATAACGTGGTGCGCGTGCGCGGCGGCGAGGTCGGTTTCAATGCCAGCTTCGTGGCCAGTTGTCCGCTGGCGGTGGCCTGGGTGCTGTTCGAGCGCTATCGTCTGCAGCCCGCCGCCGAGGCGCATTTAGGCGCGCGTGTCGTCGCCGTGCAGCATTACGGCAGCTTCGCCTGTCGCAACATCTATAATCGCAAGAACGCCCCGCGCAGCGAGCATGCCACGGCTGAGGCGCTGGACGTCGCCGCCTTCCGGCTGACCGACGGGCGGCGCATCAGCGTGCTCGACGGCTGGGGCGGCGACGATGCCGCCGGCGAGTTCCTGCGCGAGGCGCAATCCGGCGCCTGCGGGCTGTTCGGCACGGTGCTCGGCCCCGAGTACAACGCCGCCCACGCCAATCACTTCCATTTCGGCATGCGCGGCATGAGCTTCTGCCGCTAG